The proteins below come from a single Longibacter salinarum genomic window:
- a CDS encoding zinc metalloprotease HtpX → MNTFRTTALMAVMIVLFALVGRALAGPGGMTIALFLAVIMNGVSYWFSSSIVLKMHGAKPIERGDAPELYDLVDRLRQNAGLPMPKVAIIPSDQPNAFATGRNPDNAVVAVTRGLMRTLDRDELAGVVAHELAHVENRDILTSTVAATLAAGVTLLARFGFFFDRGNRDGIFTSLLMLILAPLAAMLIQAAISRSREFAADRDGARIAQSPHGLASALRKIERAATHQPMQNASETTSHMFIINPFSGGLSGLKSLFSTHPPTEDRIQRLQSMS, encoded by the coding sequence GTGAACACCTTTCGTACCACCGCCCTCATGGCGGTCATGATTGTTCTCTTCGCCCTGGTGGGCCGTGCTCTGGCCGGGCCGGGCGGTATGACGATCGCCCTTTTCCTTGCCGTGATCATGAACGGCGTGAGTTACTGGTTTAGCTCATCTATCGTGCTGAAGATGCACGGAGCGAAGCCGATTGAGCGTGGGGATGCCCCTGAACTGTATGACCTCGTAGACCGCTTGCGGCAGAATGCAGGTCTTCCGATGCCGAAGGTAGCGATCATTCCGTCGGATCAGCCTAACGCGTTCGCTACCGGACGAAACCCGGACAACGCCGTCGTAGCGGTAACGCGTGGCCTGATGCGGACACTCGACCGCGATGAATTGGCCGGCGTCGTCGCGCACGAGCTCGCGCACGTTGAAAACCGCGATATCCTGACGTCGACCGTGGCGGCCACACTGGCGGCCGGAGTCACGCTTCTGGCGCGATTCGGGTTCTTCTTTGACCGCGGCAATCGCGATGGAATATTTACGTCCCTCCTGATGCTCATTCTCGCGCCGCTTGCGGCGATGCTCATTCAGGCGGCGATCTCGCGCTCGCGTGAGTTTGCTGCTGACCGGGATGGAGCACGAATCGCCCAGTCGCCACACGGTCTGGCCAGTGCCCTTCGCAAGATCGAACGAGCGGCCACGCACCAGCCGATGCAGAACGCGAGTGAGACGACCTCGCACATGTTCATCATTAACCCGTTTTCTGGTGGACTCTCCGGGCTGAAGTCCCTCTTCTCGACGCACCCGCCAACGGAAGATCGGATTCAACGACTGCAATCGATGTCGTAG
- a CDS encoding CPBP family glutamic-type intramembrane protease: protein MPAPTSASERALRSAYWAASRTGTYGFLSALPLLIAYEVMIAVANYGSGRPVRIGADVWMKQLAALTGGPIVWVLAGTVLVVGVGIMVYERKQNIPLRPAYFAGILAESAVYAVLVAGLVSYLVAAVFAAAPSPQMAHDLWTQLALSIGAGLYEELVFRVILVGGLFLFFRWMFSSQTTAYVTAAIIGAAVFSLVHYAGALGDPFALDSFTFRFLFGLALNVLFLVRGFGVAAWTHALYDIYLTLGLFG from the coding sequence GTGCCAGCGCCGACATCAGCATCCGAACGGGCGCTTCGCTCGGCCTACTGGGCGGCATCCCGCACCGGGACGTACGGCTTCCTGAGCGCCCTGCCGCTTCTCATCGCCTACGAGGTGATGATCGCTGTCGCAAACTACGGCTCCGGGCGACCGGTCCGCATCGGCGCCGACGTGTGGATGAAGCAGCTCGCTGCTCTCACGGGTGGACCGATCGTTTGGGTTCTGGCGGGGACCGTTCTGGTCGTGGGTGTGGGCATCATGGTATACGAGAGGAAGCAAAATATCCCGCTTCGTCCCGCCTATTTTGCCGGAATTCTGGCTGAGAGCGCCGTATATGCCGTCCTGGTCGCTGGACTTGTTTCGTACCTGGTCGCTGCTGTCTTTGCCGCGGCTCCAAGCCCGCAGATGGCGCATGACCTCTGGACGCAACTCGCCCTGTCAATTGGTGCTGGACTCTACGAAGAGCTCGTGTTTCGGGTGATTCTCGTGGGTGGGCTCTTCCTGTTCTTTCGATGGATGTTCTCAAGCCAAACGACGGCGTATGTGACGGCAGCGATTATCGGCGCTGCCGTCTTCAGCCTTGTGCATTACGCGGGTGCGTTGGGCGACCCGTTCGCCCTCGACTCATTCACCTTTCGCTTTCTGTTCGGTCTGGCGCTGAATGTGCTTTTTCTGGTGCGCGGATTCGGGGTGGCAGCCTGGACGCACGCCCTGTATGACATCTACTTGACGCTCGGTCTGTTCGGCTAA